GGTCTTCAAATCCCACCCTTTCGTCGGCTACTTCTTCTTCAGTTCCTCAATATGGTACTGTGCTGCTGGCGCCCACCGTCTGTCCTTCGCGGCAAGTTCGTAGTAGGCCAGGGCTTTCGCCTTGTCCCCCAATGCCTCGGCCGCGCGGGCAGCCTCAAACTGCGCCGGTGCGTACCCTTCTTTGTATTTGAGGCATTGTTCTGCAGCCTCGAGGGCATCCTGGTACCTGCCCACGTTGTTGTAGAGCTCCGCCAGACGATAGTAGCTGTAGAAGTAGTTTTCCTTGATGGCCAAGGCAGTTTCGTGCGCGAGAATTGCCTCTTGGAGTTTCCCCTGGTCGGAGAGCGCTACCCCAAGACTGCTGAAGGCCTGATAGTAGTTCGGGTCAAGCTGCGTGGCTTTCCTGAACGCCTC
The Calditrichota bacterium genome window above contains:
- a CDS encoding tetratricopeptide repeat protein, whose product is EAFRKATQLDPNYYQAFSSLGVALSDQGKLQEAILAHETALAIKENYFYSYYRLAELYNNVGRYQDALEAAEQCLKYKEGYAPAQFEAARAAEALGDKAKALAYYELAAKDRRWAPAAQYHIEELKKK